In the Mytilus galloprovincialis chromosome 10, xbMytGall1.hap1.1, whole genome shotgun sequence genome, one interval contains:
- the LOC143048438 gene encoding centrosomal protein 43-like isoform X13 yields MSADEDTELRDLVAQTLETNGVLGKIRAQLRASVFLALEEQESSQNKTPFANHDLRKFLGTKEGKAVAGLIKEFLEFFQLEYTLAVFEPEAGLNIPHESRDTLAKELNVADTGQSAGPLIAELVQQKGSSPRSRTPTHDLTSKQLEDAHQKFEYYDKDGNGEIDKDELRDLFIDIFPAFNRNMLDRYVNDEFRAADKNFSSSISFDEFIDMYKRLFLLCRTVVSGEVSDILPQKSSQKSNSISENRSYVDSKNQKNLQNSKQNDMRNGPRFGSDGSDIEEDPFFDDAVPSNKSYNRRHADLEPRGIGRPSQIPVYSNFRRSEFVEQPKSKDTRQNGTKSPSYGTGALSSLQGLPALNQKSPRKSLESDTEENLRAMDRDFDYDDDFQSSGHSMSKNSPRTARSEQNGGSIVERLCLLI; encoded by the exons ATGTCGGCAGACGAAGACACCGAGCTTCGTGATCTGGTAGCTCAGACTTTAGAGACAAATGGAGTTTTAGGAAAAATCAGG gcACAGCTGAGGGCCAGTGTGTTCCTAGCTTTAGAAGAACAAGAATCTTCACAG AATAAGACTCCATTTGCAAACCATGACCTGAGGAAATTTCTTGGTACAAAGGAAG GAAAAGCTGTAGCTGGTTTGATAAAAGAATTCCTAGAATTTTTCCAGTTAGAATATACTCTAGCTGTGTTTGAACCTGAAGCTGGACTG AACATACCACATGAGTCGAGAGATACACTTGCCAAAGAATTAAATGTAGCAGATACTGGCCAGTCAGCTGGACCTCTCATTGCAGAATTAGTTCAACAGAAAGGATCATCACCTAGATCTAGAACCCCTACACAT GATTTAACCAGTAAACAGTTAGAAGATGCACAccaaaaatttgaatattatgacaaG GATGGTAATGGTGAAATAGACAAAGATGAACTCAGAGActtatttatagatatttttcCAGCATTCAATAG GAACATGTTAGACCGTTACGTGAATGATGAATTTAGGGCAGCTGATAAAAATTTTAGTAGTA GTATAAGCTTTGATGAATTTATTGATATGTACAAACGCCTGTTTTTACTTTGTCGAACGGTTGTGTCGGGAGAAGTGTCAGATATTTTACCTCAGAAATCTTCACAAAAG AGTAATAGTATCTCAGAAAACAGAAGTTATGTCGACTCGAAAAACCAAAAGAATTTACAGAACAGTAAACAGAACGACATGAGGAATGGCCCTAGGTTTGGTTCTGATGGTAGTGATATAGAGGAAGATCCTTTTTTTGATGATGCTGTCCCATCCAATAAATCATACAACAGAAG ACATGCAGACCTGGAGCCAAGAGGAATTGGAAGGCCATCTCAAATCCCTGTCTACTCAAACTTCAGGAGGTCTGAGTT CGTTGAACAGCCTAAAAGTAAAGATACTCGACAAAATGGAACAAAATCTCCTAGTTACGGAACTGGTGCTTTGTCTTCACTTCAAGGTCTTCCTGCATTAAATCAAAAGTCACCACGGAAGTCTC TGGAGAGTGACACAGAGGAAAACTTACGTGCTATGGATCGGG attttgatTATGATGATGACTTCCAAAGCTCAGG ACATAGTATGAGTAAGAATAGTCCCCGTACAGCTCGTTCTGAACAGAATGGTGGTAGTATTGTAGAAAGACTATGTTTATTAATATAA
- the LOC143048438 gene encoding centrosomal protein 43-like isoform X5 has translation MSADEDTELRDLVAQTLETNGVLGKIRAQLRASVFLALEEQESSQNKTPFANHDLRKFLGTKEGKAVAGLIKEFLEFFQLEYTLAVFEPEAGLNIPHESRDTLAKELNVADTGQSAGPLIAELVQQKGSSPRSRTPTHDLTSKQLEDAHQKFEYYDKDGNGEIDKDELRDLFIDIFPAFNRNMLDRYVNDEFRAADKNFSSSISFDEFIDMYKRLFLLCRTVVSGEVSDILPQKSSQKSNSISENRSYVDSKNQKNLQNSKQNDMRNGPRFGSDGSDIEEDPFFDDAVPSNKSYNRRHADLEPRGIGRPSQIPVYSNFRRSEFVEQPKSKDTRQNGTKSPSYGTGALSSLQGLPALNQKSPRKSPRVQQLMESDTEENLRAMDRDFDYDDDFQSSGHSMSKNSPRTARSEQNGGSIVEEIEEEIDDDDDVSIEADDLLRSERSGCDDLTTDRTISQHDGFDYMEDVQSP, from the exons ATGTCGGCAGACGAAGACACCGAGCTTCGTGATCTGGTAGCTCAGACTTTAGAGACAAATGGAGTTTTAGGAAAAATCAGG gcACAGCTGAGGGCCAGTGTGTTCCTAGCTTTAGAAGAACAAGAATCTTCACAG AATAAGACTCCATTTGCAAACCATGACCTGAGGAAATTTCTTGGTACAAAGGAAG GAAAAGCTGTAGCTGGTTTGATAAAAGAATTCCTAGAATTTTTCCAGTTAGAATATACTCTAGCTGTGTTTGAACCTGAAGCTGGACTG AACATACCACATGAGTCGAGAGATACACTTGCCAAAGAATTAAATGTAGCAGATACTGGCCAGTCAGCTGGACCTCTCATTGCAGAATTAGTTCAACAGAAAGGATCATCACCTAGATCTAGAACCCCTACACAT GATTTAACCAGTAAACAGTTAGAAGATGCACAccaaaaatttgaatattatgacaaG GATGGTAATGGTGAAATAGACAAAGATGAACTCAGAGActtatttatagatatttttcCAGCATTCAATAG GAACATGTTAGACCGTTACGTGAATGATGAATTTAGGGCAGCTGATAAAAATTTTAGTAGTA GTATAAGCTTTGATGAATTTATTGATATGTACAAACGCCTGTTTTTACTTTGTCGAACGGTTGTGTCGGGAGAAGTGTCAGATATTTTACCTCAGAAATCTTCACAAAAG AGTAATAGTATCTCAGAAAACAGAAGTTATGTCGACTCGAAAAACCAAAAGAATTTACAGAACAGTAAACAGAACGACATGAGGAATGGCCCTAGGTTTGGTTCTGATGGTAGTGATATAGAGGAAGATCCTTTTTTTGATGATGCTGTCCCATCCAATAAATCATACAACAGAAG ACATGCAGACCTGGAGCCAAGAGGAATTGGAAGGCCATCTCAAATCCCTGTCTACTCAAACTTCAGGAGGTCTGAGTT CGTTGAACAGCCTAAAAGTAAAGATACTCGACAAAATGGAACAAAATCTCCTAGTTACGGAACTGGTGCTTTGTCTTCACTTCAAGGTCTTCCTGCATTAAATCAAAAGTCACCACGGAAGTCTC CTCGAGTTCAACAATTAA TGGAGAGTGACACAGAGGAAAACTTACGTGCTATGGATCGGG attttgatTATGATGATGACTTCCAAAGCTCAGG ACATAGTATGAGTAAGAATAGTCCCCGTACAGCCCGATCTGAACAGAATGGTGGTAGTATTGTAGAGGAAATAGAGGAAGAgatagatgatgatgatgacgtcTCTATTGAAGCTGATGATTTATTAAGAAGTGAAAGAAGTGGG tgtGATGATTTAACAACAGACAGAACAATATCTCAACATGATGGATTTGATTATATGGAGGACGTCCAATCACCTTGA
- the LOC143048438 gene encoding uncharacterized protein LOC143048438 isoform X14, with amino-acid sequence MSADEDTELRDLVAQTLETNGVLGKIRAQLRASVFLALEEQESSQNKTPFANHDLRKFLGTKEGKAVAGLIKEFLEFFQLEYTLAVFEPEAGLNIPHESRDTLAKELNVADTGQSAGPLIAELVQQKGSSPRSRTPTHDLTSKQLEDAHQKFEYYDKDGNGEIDKDELRDLFIDIFPAFNRNMLDRYVNDEFRAADKNFSSSISFDEFIDMYKRLFLLCRTVVSGEVSDILPQKSSQKSNSISENRSYVDSKNQKNLQNSKQNDMRNGPRFGSDGSDIEEDPFFDDAVPSNKSYNRRHADLEPRGIGRPSQIPVYSNFRRSEFVEQPKSKDTRQNGTKSPSYGTGALSSLQGLPALNQKSPRKSPRVQQLNFDYDDDFQSSGHSMSKNSPRTARSEQNGGSIVERLCLLI; translated from the exons ATGTCGGCAGACGAAGACACCGAGCTTCGTGATCTGGTAGCTCAGACTTTAGAGACAAATGGAGTTTTAGGAAAAATCAGG gcACAGCTGAGGGCCAGTGTGTTCCTAGCTTTAGAAGAACAAGAATCTTCACAG AATAAGACTCCATTTGCAAACCATGACCTGAGGAAATTTCTTGGTACAAAGGAAG GAAAAGCTGTAGCTGGTTTGATAAAAGAATTCCTAGAATTTTTCCAGTTAGAATATACTCTAGCTGTGTTTGAACCTGAAGCTGGACTG AACATACCACATGAGTCGAGAGATACACTTGCCAAAGAATTAAATGTAGCAGATACTGGCCAGTCAGCTGGACCTCTCATTGCAGAATTAGTTCAACAGAAAGGATCATCACCTAGATCTAGAACCCCTACACAT GATTTAACCAGTAAACAGTTAGAAGATGCACAccaaaaatttgaatattatgacaaG GATGGTAATGGTGAAATAGACAAAGATGAACTCAGAGActtatttatagatatttttcCAGCATTCAATAG GAACATGTTAGACCGTTACGTGAATGATGAATTTAGGGCAGCTGATAAAAATTTTAGTAGTA GTATAAGCTTTGATGAATTTATTGATATGTACAAACGCCTGTTTTTACTTTGTCGAACGGTTGTGTCGGGAGAAGTGTCAGATATTTTACCTCAGAAATCTTCACAAAAG AGTAATAGTATCTCAGAAAACAGAAGTTATGTCGACTCGAAAAACCAAAAGAATTTACAGAACAGTAAACAGAACGACATGAGGAATGGCCCTAGGTTTGGTTCTGATGGTAGTGATATAGAGGAAGATCCTTTTTTTGATGATGCTGTCCCATCCAATAAATCATACAACAGAAG ACATGCAGACCTGGAGCCAAGAGGAATTGGAAGGCCATCTCAAATCCCTGTCTACTCAAACTTCAGGAGGTCTGAGTT CGTTGAACAGCCTAAAAGTAAAGATACTCGACAAAATGGAACAAAATCTCCTAGTTACGGAACTGGTGCTTTGTCTTCACTTCAAGGTCTTCCTGCATTAAATCAAAAGTCACCACGGAAGTCTC CTCGAGTTCAACAATTAA attttgatTATGATGATGACTTCCAAAGCTCAGG ACATAGTATGAGTAAGAATAGTCCCCGTACAGCTCGTTCTGAACAGAATGGTGGTAGTATTGTAGAAAGACTATGTTTATTAATATAA
- the LOC143048438 gene encoding centrosomal protein 43-like isoform X10, protein MSADEDTELRDLVAQTLETNGVLGKIRAQLRASVFLALEEQESSQNKTPFANHDLRKFLGTKEGKAVAGLIKEFLEFFQLEYTLAVFEPEAGLNIPHESRDTLAKELNVADTGQSAGPLIAELVQQKGSSPRSRTPTHDLTSKQLEDAHQKFEYYDKDGNGEIDKDELRDLFIDIFPAFNRNMLDRYVNDEFRAADKNFSSSISFDEFIDMYKRLFLLCRTVVSGEVSDILPQKSSQKSNSISENRSYVDSKNQKNLQNSKQNDMRNGPRFGSDGSDIEEDPFFDDAVPSNKSYNRRHADLEPRGIGRPSQIPVYSNFRRSEFVEQPKSKDTRQNGTKSPSYGTGALSSLQGLPALNQKSPRKSPRVQQLMESDTEENLRAMDRGMADLGLEGDFDYDDDFQSSGHSMSKNSPRTARSEQNGGSIVERLCLLI, encoded by the exons ATGTCGGCAGACGAAGACACCGAGCTTCGTGATCTGGTAGCTCAGACTTTAGAGACAAATGGAGTTTTAGGAAAAATCAGG gcACAGCTGAGGGCCAGTGTGTTCCTAGCTTTAGAAGAACAAGAATCTTCACAG AATAAGACTCCATTTGCAAACCATGACCTGAGGAAATTTCTTGGTACAAAGGAAG GAAAAGCTGTAGCTGGTTTGATAAAAGAATTCCTAGAATTTTTCCAGTTAGAATATACTCTAGCTGTGTTTGAACCTGAAGCTGGACTG AACATACCACATGAGTCGAGAGATACACTTGCCAAAGAATTAAATGTAGCAGATACTGGCCAGTCAGCTGGACCTCTCATTGCAGAATTAGTTCAACAGAAAGGATCATCACCTAGATCTAGAACCCCTACACAT GATTTAACCAGTAAACAGTTAGAAGATGCACAccaaaaatttgaatattatgacaaG GATGGTAATGGTGAAATAGACAAAGATGAACTCAGAGActtatttatagatatttttcCAGCATTCAATAG GAACATGTTAGACCGTTACGTGAATGATGAATTTAGGGCAGCTGATAAAAATTTTAGTAGTA GTATAAGCTTTGATGAATTTATTGATATGTACAAACGCCTGTTTTTACTTTGTCGAACGGTTGTGTCGGGAGAAGTGTCAGATATTTTACCTCAGAAATCTTCACAAAAG AGTAATAGTATCTCAGAAAACAGAAGTTATGTCGACTCGAAAAACCAAAAGAATTTACAGAACAGTAAACAGAACGACATGAGGAATGGCCCTAGGTTTGGTTCTGATGGTAGTGATATAGAGGAAGATCCTTTTTTTGATGATGCTGTCCCATCCAATAAATCATACAACAGAAG ACATGCAGACCTGGAGCCAAGAGGAATTGGAAGGCCATCTCAAATCCCTGTCTACTCAAACTTCAGGAGGTCTGAGTT CGTTGAACAGCCTAAAAGTAAAGATACTCGACAAAATGGAACAAAATCTCCTAGTTACGGAACTGGTGCTTTGTCTTCACTTCAAGGTCTTCCTGCATTAAATCAAAAGTCACCACGGAAGTCTC CTCGAGTTCAACAATTAA TGGAGAGTGACACAGAGGAAAACTTACGTGCTATGGATCGGGGTATGGCAGATCTGGGATTAGAAGGTG attttgatTATGATGATGACTTCCAAAGCTCAGG ACATAGTATGAGTAAGAATAGTCCCCGTACAGCTCGTTCTGAACAGAATGGTGGTAGTATTGTAGAAAGACTATGTTTATTAATATAA
- the LOC143048438 gene encoding centrosomal protein 43-like isoform X12, translating into MSADEDTELRDLVAQTLETNGVLGKIRAQLRASVFLALEEQESSQNKTPFANHDLRKFLGTKEGKAVAGLIKEFLEFFQLEYTLAVFEPEAGLNIPHESRDTLAKELNVADTGQSAGPLIAELVQQKGSSPRSRTPTHDLTSKQLEDAHQKFEYYDKDGNGEIDKDELRDLFIDIFPAFNRNMLDRYVNDEFRAADKNFSSSISFDEFIDMYKRLFLLCRTVVSGEVSDILPQKSSQKSNSISENRSYVDSKNQKNLQNSKQNDMRNGPRFGSDGSDIEEDPFFDDAVPSNKSYNRRHADLEPRGIGRPSQIPVYSNFRRSEFVEQPKSKDTRQNGTKSPSYGTGALSSLQGLPALNQKSPRKSPRVQQLMESDTEENLRAMDRDFDYDDDFQSSGHSMSKNSPRTARSEQNGGSIVERLCLLI; encoded by the exons ATGTCGGCAGACGAAGACACCGAGCTTCGTGATCTGGTAGCTCAGACTTTAGAGACAAATGGAGTTTTAGGAAAAATCAGG gcACAGCTGAGGGCCAGTGTGTTCCTAGCTTTAGAAGAACAAGAATCTTCACAG AATAAGACTCCATTTGCAAACCATGACCTGAGGAAATTTCTTGGTACAAAGGAAG GAAAAGCTGTAGCTGGTTTGATAAAAGAATTCCTAGAATTTTTCCAGTTAGAATATACTCTAGCTGTGTTTGAACCTGAAGCTGGACTG AACATACCACATGAGTCGAGAGATACACTTGCCAAAGAATTAAATGTAGCAGATACTGGCCAGTCAGCTGGACCTCTCATTGCAGAATTAGTTCAACAGAAAGGATCATCACCTAGATCTAGAACCCCTACACAT GATTTAACCAGTAAACAGTTAGAAGATGCACAccaaaaatttgaatattatgacaaG GATGGTAATGGTGAAATAGACAAAGATGAACTCAGAGActtatttatagatatttttcCAGCATTCAATAG GAACATGTTAGACCGTTACGTGAATGATGAATTTAGGGCAGCTGATAAAAATTTTAGTAGTA GTATAAGCTTTGATGAATTTATTGATATGTACAAACGCCTGTTTTTACTTTGTCGAACGGTTGTGTCGGGAGAAGTGTCAGATATTTTACCTCAGAAATCTTCACAAAAG AGTAATAGTATCTCAGAAAACAGAAGTTATGTCGACTCGAAAAACCAAAAGAATTTACAGAACAGTAAACAGAACGACATGAGGAATGGCCCTAGGTTTGGTTCTGATGGTAGTGATATAGAGGAAGATCCTTTTTTTGATGATGCTGTCCCATCCAATAAATCATACAACAGAAG ACATGCAGACCTGGAGCCAAGAGGAATTGGAAGGCCATCTCAAATCCCTGTCTACTCAAACTTCAGGAGGTCTGAGTT CGTTGAACAGCCTAAAAGTAAAGATACTCGACAAAATGGAACAAAATCTCCTAGTTACGGAACTGGTGCTTTGTCTTCACTTCAAGGTCTTCCTGCATTAAATCAAAAGTCACCACGGAAGTCTC CTCGAGTTCAACAATTAA TGGAGAGTGACACAGAGGAAAACTTACGTGCTATGGATCGGG attttgatTATGATGATGACTTCCAAAGCTCAGG ACATAGTATGAGTAAGAATAGTCCCCGTACAGCTCGTTCTGAACAGAATGGTGGTAGTATTGTAGAAAGACTATGTTTATTAATATAA
- the LOC143048438 gene encoding centrosomal protein 43-like isoform X11 — MSADEDTELRDLVAQTLETNGVLGKIRAQLRASVFLALEEQESSQNKTPFANHDLRKFLGTKEGKAVAGLIKEFLEFFQLEYTLAVFEPEAGLNIPHESRDTLAKELNVADTGQSAGPLIAELVQQKGSSPRSRTPTHDLTSKQLEDAHQKFEYYDKDGNGEIDKDELRDLFIDIFPAFNRNMLDRYVNDEFRAADKNFSSSISFDEFIDMYKRLFLLCRTVVSGEVSDILPQKSSQKSNSISENRSYVDSKNQKNLQNSKQNDMRNGPRFGSDGSDIEEDPFFDDAVPSNKSYNRRHADLEPRGIGRPSQIPVYSNFRRSEFVEQPKSKDTRQNGTKSPSYGTGALSSLQGLPALNQKSPRKSLESDTEENLRAMDRGMADLGLEGDFDYDDDFQSSGHSMSKNSPRTARSEQNGGSIVERLCLLI; from the exons ATGTCGGCAGACGAAGACACCGAGCTTCGTGATCTGGTAGCTCAGACTTTAGAGACAAATGGAGTTTTAGGAAAAATCAGG gcACAGCTGAGGGCCAGTGTGTTCCTAGCTTTAGAAGAACAAGAATCTTCACAG AATAAGACTCCATTTGCAAACCATGACCTGAGGAAATTTCTTGGTACAAAGGAAG GAAAAGCTGTAGCTGGTTTGATAAAAGAATTCCTAGAATTTTTCCAGTTAGAATATACTCTAGCTGTGTTTGAACCTGAAGCTGGACTG AACATACCACATGAGTCGAGAGATACACTTGCCAAAGAATTAAATGTAGCAGATACTGGCCAGTCAGCTGGACCTCTCATTGCAGAATTAGTTCAACAGAAAGGATCATCACCTAGATCTAGAACCCCTACACAT GATTTAACCAGTAAACAGTTAGAAGATGCACAccaaaaatttgaatattatgacaaG GATGGTAATGGTGAAATAGACAAAGATGAACTCAGAGActtatttatagatatttttcCAGCATTCAATAG GAACATGTTAGACCGTTACGTGAATGATGAATTTAGGGCAGCTGATAAAAATTTTAGTAGTA GTATAAGCTTTGATGAATTTATTGATATGTACAAACGCCTGTTTTTACTTTGTCGAACGGTTGTGTCGGGAGAAGTGTCAGATATTTTACCTCAGAAATCTTCACAAAAG AGTAATAGTATCTCAGAAAACAGAAGTTATGTCGACTCGAAAAACCAAAAGAATTTACAGAACAGTAAACAGAACGACATGAGGAATGGCCCTAGGTTTGGTTCTGATGGTAGTGATATAGAGGAAGATCCTTTTTTTGATGATGCTGTCCCATCCAATAAATCATACAACAGAAG ACATGCAGACCTGGAGCCAAGAGGAATTGGAAGGCCATCTCAAATCCCTGTCTACTCAAACTTCAGGAGGTCTGAGTT CGTTGAACAGCCTAAAAGTAAAGATACTCGACAAAATGGAACAAAATCTCCTAGTTACGGAACTGGTGCTTTGTCTTCACTTCAAGGTCTTCCTGCATTAAATCAAAAGTCACCACGGAAGTCTC TGGAGAGTGACACAGAGGAAAACTTACGTGCTATGGATCGGGGTATGGCAGATCTGGGATTAGAAGGTG attttgatTATGATGATGACTTCCAAAGCTCAGG ACATAGTATGAGTAAGAATAGTCCCCGTACAGCTCGTTCTGAACAGAATGGTGGTAGTATTGTAGAAAGACTATGTTTATTAATATAA
- the LOC143048438 gene encoding centrosomal protein 43-like isoform X1: MSADEDTELRDLVAQTLETNGVLGKIRAQLRASVFLALEEQESSQNKTPFANHDLRKFLGTKEGKAVAGLIKEFLEFFQLEYTLAVFEPEAGLNIPHESRDTLAKELNVADTGQSAGPLIAELVQQKGSSPRSRTPTHDLTSKQLEDAHQKFEYYDKDGNGEIDKDELRDLFIDIFPAFNRNMLDRYVNDEFRAADKNFSSSISFDEFIDMYKRLFLLCRTVVSGEVSDILPQKSSQKSNSISENRSYVDSKNQKNLQNSKQNDMRNGPRFGSDGSDIEEDPFFDDAVPSNKSYNRRHADLEPRGIGRPSQIPVYSNFRRSEFVEQPKSKDTRQNGTKSPSYGTGALSSLQGLPALNQKSPRKSPRVQQLMESDTEENLRAMDRGMADLGLEGDFDYDDDFQSSGHSMSKNSPRTARSEQNGGSIVEEIEEEIDDDDDVSIEADDLLRSERSGCDDLTTDRTISQHDGFDYMEDVQSP; encoded by the exons ATGTCGGCAGACGAAGACACCGAGCTTCGTGATCTGGTAGCTCAGACTTTAGAGACAAATGGAGTTTTAGGAAAAATCAGG gcACAGCTGAGGGCCAGTGTGTTCCTAGCTTTAGAAGAACAAGAATCTTCACAG AATAAGACTCCATTTGCAAACCATGACCTGAGGAAATTTCTTGGTACAAAGGAAG GAAAAGCTGTAGCTGGTTTGATAAAAGAATTCCTAGAATTTTTCCAGTTAGAATATACTCTAGCTGTGTTTGAACCTGAAGCTGGACTG AACATACCACATGAGTCGAGAGATACACTTGCCAAAGAATTAAATGTAGCAGATACTGGCCAGTCAGCTGGACCTCTCATTGCAGAATTAGTTCAACAGAAAGGATCATCACCTAGATCTAGAACCCCTACACAT GATTTAACCAGTAAACAGTTAGAAGATGCACAccaaaaatttgaatattatgacaaG GATGGTAATGGTGAAATAGACAAAGATGAACTCAGAGActtatttatagatatttttcCAGCATTCAATAG GAACATGTTAGACCGTTACGTGAATGATGAATTTAGGGCAGCTGATAAAAATTTTAGTAGTA GTATAAGCTTTGATGAATTTATTGATATGTACAAACGCCTGTTTTTACTTTGTCGAACGGTTGTGTCGGGAGAAGTGTCAGATATTTTACCTCAGAAATCTTCACAAAAG AGTAATAGTATCTCAGAAAACAGAAGTTATGTCGACTCGAAAAACCAAAAGAATTTACAGAACAGTAAACAGAACGACATGAGGAATGGCCCTAGGTTTGGTTCTGATGGTAGTGATATAGAGGAAGATCCTTTTTTTGATGATGCTGTCCCATCCAATAAATCATACAACAGAAG ACATGCAGACCTGGAGCCAAGAGGAATTGGAAGGCCATCTCAAATCCCTGTCTACTCAAACTTCAGGAGGTCTGAGTT CGTTGAACAGCCTAAAAGTAAAGATACTCGACAAAATGGAACAAAATCTCCTAGTTACGGAACTGGTGCTTTGTCTTCACTTCAAGGTCTTCCTGCATTAAATCAAAAGTCACCACGGAAGTCTC CTCGAGTTCAACAATTAA TGGAGAGTGACACAGAGGAAAACTTACGTGCTATGGATCGGGGTATGGCAGATCTGGGATTAGAAGGTG attttgatTATGATGATGACTTCCAAAGCTCAGG ACATAGTATGAGTAAGAATAGTCCCCGTACAGCCCGATCTGAACAGAATGGTGGTAGTATTGTAGAGGAAATAGAGGAAGAgatagatgatgatgatgacgtcTCTATTGAAGCTGATGATTTATTAAGAAGTGAAAGAAGTGGG tgtGATGATTTAACAACAGACAGAACAATATCTCAACATGATGGATTTGATTATATGGAGGACGTCCAATCACCTTGA